In one Prosthecochloris aestuarii DSM 271 genomic region, the following are encoded:
- the hrcA gene encoding heat-inducible transcriptional repressor HrcA yields MKTIDLTPREREVLGIIIQAYVVSASPVSSRFIAKNYNLGLSDATIRNVMADLEDAGFISQPHTSAGRVPTDKGYRYYVDLIMMVQGIDDDEKRHIDSNLRLFTIDRKDSSEVLFAAAKVLGSISQQLSVVMSPRLSLGVFERLDMVLLSSSRIMVILSIQSLFVKTIVMELDLDVSRRQIEMVVDLLNQRLSGLTLDEIRTSIAERLADCDTDQGLLNRIVRSADELFDESPVLDRLYIAGAEYIVSQPEFDQPQKVRDLICMIEDKTRIARIVDLDGVVVPQVMTERDVSITIGRENPASTEGDFTVVTTPYFVGNTMGRLAVLGPKRMDYARVVRVVNYMADRLSTTFSDVN; encoded by the coding sequence ATGAAAACTATTGATCTGACACCGCGGGAGCGGGAGGTGCTTGGTATCATCATACAGGCTTATGTTGTTTCAGCATCACCTGTAAGTTCCCGTTTTATAGCAAAAAATTATAATCTTGGACTTTCCGATGCTACCATCAGAAATGTGATGGCCGATCTGGAAGACGCAGGATTTATCAGTCAGCCCCATACCTCTGCCGGGAGGGTGCCGACTGATAAGGGCTATCGTTACTATGTGGATCTTATCATGATGGTTCAGGGGATCGATGATGATGAGAAACGCCATATCGACAGCAATCTCCGGCTTTTTACCATCGACAGGAAGGATTCGTCGGAAGTGCTTTTTGCCGCAGCCAAGGTTCTGGGCAGTATTTCGCAGCAGCTCAGTGTGGTGATGTCTCCGCGGCTTTCTCTTGGCGTTTTCGAGCGGCTCGACATGGTACTTTTGAGTTCTTCGAGAATTATGGTGATTTTGTCGATTCAGTCTCTGTTTGTCAAGACTATTGTCATGGAGCTTGATCTCGATGTTTCCCGCCGGCAGATCGAGATGGTTGTCGATCTGCTTAATCAGCGACTTTCCGGGCTGACGCTTGATGAGATCCGTACTTCCATTGCTGAGCGTCTTGCTGACTGTGATACCGATCAGGGCCTGCTGAACAGGATTGTTCGTTCAGCAGACGAACTCTTTGATGAGTCACCGGTGCTCGACAGGCTCTATATTGCAGGAGCCGAATACATTGTCAGCCAGCCTGAGTTCGATCAGCCGCAGAAGGTCAGGGATCTTATCTGTATGATTGAAGACAAAACCCGCATTGCCCGGATCGTTGATCTCGATGGTGTTGTTGTACCGCAGGTTATGACTGAGCGGGACGTGAGCATAACTATCGGCAGGGAGAATCCTGCATCGACTGAAGGAGATTTTACCGTTGTGACAACACCTTATTTTGTCGGCAACACCATGGGGCGTCTGGCTGTGCTCGGCCCGAAACGGATGGATTACGCTCGTGTTGTTCGGGTTGTCAATTATATGGCGGACCGTTTGTCAACCACATTTTCAGATGTCAATTAA
- a CDS encoding nucleotide exchange factor GrpE yields the protein MSKKASMHKEEKHEKGQHKQPADEQPLGIDPEVSSGEASEGACQESDAKVQELEKALEEAQQQAEKYRGEMMRFAADFENFRKQKERELQAAGTRSIENTIRELLPLVDDMKRVMEHAPDDLEQSGEARPYLEGVELLWKNLLKWFERKGVKQIEACGQKLDVNFHEAITQVDHPDAEPDTVIEEYQTGYVMGDKVLRHAKVIVAR from the coding sequence ATGAGTAAAAAAGCATCAATGCATAAAGAGGAAAAACATGAAAAGGGGCAGCATAAGCAGCCTGCAGATGAACAGCCTCTCGGCATAGACCCGGAAGTCTCTTCGGGCGAAGCATCCGAAGGAGCTTGTCAGGAGTCGGACGCAAAGGTTCAGGAACTCGAAAAGGCCCTCGAAGAGGCTCAGCAGCAGGCAGAGAAATATCGTGGTGAAATGATGCGTTTTGCCGCTGATTTCGAGAATTTCCGTAAACAGAAAGAGCGGGAGCTTCAAGCAGCAGGAACCCGGAGTATCGAGAATACCATCAGGGAACTGCTTCCTCTTGTCGATGATATGAAGAGGGTTATGGAGCATGCTCCCGATGATCTGGAGCAGTCCGGGGAGGCTCGTCCGTATTTGGAGGGTGTTGAACTGTTATGGAAGAATCTTCTGAAATGGTTTGAACGCAAAGGGGTGAAGCAAATCGAGGCTTGCGGACAGAAACTGGATGTGAATTTCCATGAAGCCATTACCCAGGTCGATCATCCGGACGCGGAGCCCGATACGGTGATCGAGGAGTATCAGACCGGCTATGTTATGGGCGATAAAGTGCTGCGGCACGCTAAAGTTATTGTTGCCAGATAA